Genomic segment of Aliarcobacter trophiarum LMG 25534:
GGATATGCAACAGAGAGGATATTTTTGCCACTTTTAAGAACAACAGCTCCTTCATTAATAGATTATTATATGCCAGAAAATGGTGTTTATCATAATCTTATTTTGGCAAAAATAGATAGTTTTTATCCAGCCCATGCTCAACAAATGATGCATGCATTTTGGGGAGTAGGGCAGATGAGTTTTGTAAAACATGCGATATTTGTAAATAGTGATGCACCAGCTCTTACAAATCATGATGAGATTACAAAATATATTTTAAATAGAGTAAATGTGGAAGATTTACTTGCAACTAAAGGAGCAGTTGATCATCTTGACCATACTGCTCCAAAGTTTGCAAGTGGTGGAAAACTGGGAGTTGATTGTACAGGAGAAGAGATAAAAGAGCTTGGAATTACACTTTTAAGTGATAGTGAACTCTTAGAAAAGATGCAAGAGATAAGTAAAGAGATAAAAGGCTTAAAACAGTACTATATAGATACAAAAAATCCAATTTGTGTAATAAGTGTGGATAAAACAAGAAGCCAAAAAGAGCTTTTTGAAGAGCTAAAACCACTATTTTCTCATATAAAAATTTTAATCATTGTAGACAACAGAGCAAATGATTTAGAAAATCCTTATATGCTAATTTGGAGAGTTACAAACAACTTTGACTCTACAAGAGATTTATATATTTCTGAAAACACTATTTGTCTTGATGGTACAAACAAAAGTACACTAGATGGCTTTTCTAGAAGATGGCCAGGAGATGTAAATTGTACTAAAAGTGTAATTGATAGTTTAATAGAGAGAAAAATTATAGATATAGATGAAGAGTTTATAAAAAAACACCAGTTATACTAAATAACTGGTCTATTTAATCTTAAAAAATATAAAGATGGCAGTACAAGCCCAAAAGTAATAGCAAAAAGTATAGAGAAAGATTTTAATCCATCGTGAATAAAAAGCTCTATAAGTTCTGGTTTTGCGCCATATCGGTTTATATCTATTAAAGTAACCATTGCACTAAATGCATAAGTCCCAGGTAAAACAGGAATTATAGAAGCTACGGTATAGACAGGTCTTGGAATTTTATACTTTCTTGACCAATAAAGAGCTACTATTCCAATAATTGCACTAGCCAAAAAAGTTGATATTTCTATTCCAAAATCTAAAGTTAAAAATATTGTTCTCAAATCATAAACTATGGCTCCTCCGAATGCACAATATTTTAACGTATGTTTTGGAACATTAAAAACCATAGCAAATCCAAGGGAAGCAAGACTAGCAAATATTGCTTCAACAAATAATTTTAATAAAAGTTCCATCTTAAGCCTTTATTCCCAAAATTGTAATGGCAAAAATAATACCAACTGATGTAGCTAGTGTTAAAATGATACCATCCATCCATCGACCCCAACCCATCATCATATAGCCCTTAAATGAGTCTAAAAATGAATTTACAAAAGCAAAACCAGGGGCAAGAAGTAAAACACTAGCGGCAAGGGCTATATTTGGAGTGGAGCTAAGACCATAAAGTTTTGATATTCCTGCAATAAATGTTGCAACAAAGGCGGTTATTCCAAAAGCTATAATCATAATAAATCTTTTTTTTGCTAACTCTTGTCTAGTAAACATAGCAACAGTAGAAGCACAAAAAGTGACTAATACGGCAATCATATCTCCGCCTTGTAAATAAGCAAAAGAGCTACAAGCTAAACCAACCATAAAAACAACCAACCAACGATTGTAATAGTTTGGTTCAATCTGTTTTAAAATTGTATATAAATATGAGATATCGTAGTTTACTTGAGACTCTTTTTTTTCCATTTTTAAAACTATATTTTGGATTTGGCAAACGATACTCATATTTATTGGCTTGTGGTGAACTCTTCTTGTAGTTGTAATAGATTGACCATTTTTAAGAGTTGTTAAAACTATTGCAGAAGGAATAAGTGATATTTCGACACTAGAAACACCTAAAACATTTCCTAGTCGTTGAGCAGTTTGCTCTATTAAAATACTTTCAGCTCCATATTCACTCATTAAAACGGCAGCTTTTATAATTCCTCTTGTGATAATTGATTGCTCTTCATAAGATAGTTTGTGCATTTTCTTTCTTTTTTCCTCAATTTATGAAATTATACTAAAATTTCTTATATTTAAGAGAAGACAAAGTAGTTATTTTAAGCTAATTGCTACTCTTTGTCTATCTAAATCAATGTTTATAACTTTTAAGTTTTCTAAATTTTGATTTATACTTAAAAACTCACTAGGATGTGAAACTCTTTTATGGCTTATTTCTGAGATATGAAGAAGGGCATCATTTTTTAATCCAATATCTACAAATGCCCCAAAATCTGTGATATTTCTTACAATCCCACTTAAAATAAATCCCTCTTTTAAATCATTTATATCTAAAATATCATTTGCAAACTTTACTTGATTAAAATCCATTCTTACATCATAACCAACTTTTGTAAGCTCATTTACTATATCTTTTATTTTTAAACTGCTTACCTTTAGCTCATTTGCTACTTTTTCAAAATCTTTTATATCTTCAATTTTATAGTTTTGTTGAAGTTTACTTGTTAGAATATAATCCTCAGGGTGAATTGCAGTATTATCTAAAATAGAGTTTCCATCTTTAATCCTTAAAAATCCAACACTTTGAATAAATGCTTTTTCTCCCAAACCTTTTACTTGTAGAAGCTGCTCTTTTGAATTAAACTTTTTGATTTTCCCCCTATATTCAACTATGTTTTGGGCTAATTTTTCACTAACTCCAGAGATAAAAGATAAGAGTTTGTATGAGGCAGAGTTTAAATCAACTCCAACTTTGTTTACTAAATCTATTGTAATGTTTTCCAGCTTCTTTTCTAGCTCTTTTTGATTTACATCATGTTGGTATTGACCAATTCCAAGTGATTTTGGATCGATTTTAACTAAAGCAGCCATAGGGTCTCTTAACCTTTGAGCTATTGAAATAGCTCCTCTTATGGTTACATCAAGATTTGGATACTCATTTATTGCTATTTGTGATGCTGAGTAAACACTAGCTCCAATTTCGCTAACAATTGCATATTTTATATCTAAATTATGCTCTTTTAAAAGCTTTTCTATAAAAATTGCACTCTCTCTTGAAGCTGTACCATTTCCAATAGCAATAGCTGTAATCTTATATTTCTTGATTAGATCTAAAAGAGTTTTAGAAGAGTTTACAAAATCCTCTTTAGGTTTTGTTGGATAGATAACTGAACTATCTAAAAAAAGTCCATTTTTATCTATGACAGCTAATTTACAACCAGTTTTAAATCCAGGATCTATTCCTAAAATTACCTGATTTATAAGTGGAGCAGTTAGAAGTAGCTCTTTTAAGTTTTTTCCAAAAAGTTCTATGGCATTAACACTAGCTCTCTCTTTTAAGTTAGAAATAGCTTCCCTTTTTAAAGTAGGAAGTAATAATCTTTTTAAACCATCTTTAAAACTATCAAAAACTAACTCTTTTGAACTTGAAGCATTTGTAGGAATTTTGTATTTTTTGATGTTTTCTAAAATATAATTCTCATCTATCTCAACTTTTATAGAGAGTTGTTTCTCATTTACTGCTCGTAAAATCGCTAAAACTCTATGAGATTTTATAAATTTTATTTTTTCACTTGTATTTGCAAAATTTGAATAAAGACCATTTTTATCAAACTCTTTTGTAGGAGTTATTTCTAAAATACCCCAATTTTGGATTAAGTTTCTTAAAACTTCTTTTGATTTGAAATCATCTGCATATCTTTGTGCAATTATATCTTTTGCCCCATTTATTGCTTCATTTACTGTTTTAACATTTTCATTTAAAAAAGATTTTGCTTTTTGTTCACACTCCTCTTTAGTATATCTCATACTTTGGATAATATTTGCTAAAGGTTCAAGACCATTTTCTAAGGCAGTAGTAGTTCTTGAAGATTTTTTCTCTTTAAAAGGTGAATAAATATCTTCTAAAGCTTGAAGTGTTGTAGCTTCATCTAAGCTTTTTTTTATTTTTTCATCTAAAAAACTTCTCTCTTTTAAAATACTTTTAATCTCATCTTTTCTATGTAGAAGCTTTTTTGAATACTCAAAAATTTCTTCAAAATCTCTAAGTTGCTCATCTGTTGCACTATTTGTAAACTCTTTTCTATATCTTGCAATAAATGGAATAGTGCAACCCTCATCTAAAAGTTTTATAATATTTTCAATAATATTTTTTTGTAAATTAGTTTTATTGTGTAAAATTTCTATTAAATTCATAGCTCTTTCTTCTTTTTATAACAATTGTAGCAAAGTTTATAAGCTATTAGCTTATAAACTTAAAATTTAAGATTTCTTTGCTTACTCTTCTTCAAAATTTGATTTACTATTTGGTGTAAAACTATCATCATAATCAAAGTTGTCATAATCATCATAATCAACAGTAAAAATTTTTGGATATCCCAATTTTACTAACTCTTTGTCAATATTTTCTTCACTTAATCTATTTTTTATTTTATCCATAATTTGCTCAATATGCTCTTCTTTCACATCAGCAGCTCTTAATTCATAAATAATAGCTAAACTCATTTTTTCCTTCTTTGTTTAATTTAATTGTTTGTAGTTTTTATATAAAAACTACTTAAAATAAATATAATTGCTTTAATAGATTCAATAGAAGCTGTCTCATCAACTGTATGATAACCAGTTGTTGGAATTTGCAAGGTTGAACCTTGTATCTCTCCATTTGATTCCATAATAATTCTTCCTAGCTCTGTACTTCCAATGCTAAGAGGTTTTAGAGCATCTTTTTCTCTCAATCTATTTTTTTCAATTATAAATTTATCTTTGCAAGAGAATGATATTTTATTTTTCTTACAAAATAGTTTTAACTCCTTTAAAAGTGGTGATTTAAATTTTGCATTTACATCTTTATTTCTTAGAACAACAAGCTGTTTATCAGCTTCTTCTCTATTTTCATAAGGGCTTGTATCAAGAACAATCAATCTATTTGTAGATATTTTATTTTTTTTGAACCACTCGTGAATAAATCTCCAACTCTTTCCAGCTTCTTCTTGAGCTGTAAAAAAGGCAGTTCCAGCAAATCCATGTTGATAAAGATATAAAATAATTGCGGCACTTAAAACATTGTCAAGTTGTGCAGATATTAAGTTGCCATTTTGTTTTAATTTATCAACAAAGGCAATTGGAGTACTAGGAAGTAAGTGATTTAAACCCTCTATTTTAAAAATTAGATTATTTATCTCCTCTTTCAAAAAAGCATCTGTTATTTTCCCAATTCCTAAATAGCTTCCACTAAAAGGTTCATAAGCATGAACATTTTGATTTATATATCTTTGTGAGATTTGTTGAAAAGTCTGTTCTGAAAGAGAATTTCCTCTTAAATCAGAGCGATTTTTTGCTAAAAATGCAGCAAACTGAAACTCATTTGGACCTGTACAAATAACTCCATGTCTATCTATATGTGCGCTTAAAATACCATTTTGTGGCTCTTTACCACTAGCAACTAAAAGACCGTCATAATGCT
This window contains:
- a CDS encoding threonine/serine exporter family protein — protein: MHKLSYEEQSIITRGIIKAAVLMSEYGAESILIEQTAQRLGNVLGVSSVEISLIPSAIVLTTLKNGQSITTTRRVHHKPINMSIVCQIQNIVLKMEKKESQVNYDISYLYTILKQIEPNYYNRWLVVFMVGLACSSFAYLQGGDMIAVLVTFCASTVAMFTRQELAKKRFIMIIAFGITAFVATFIAGISKLYGLSSTPNIALAASVLLLAPGFAFVNSFLDSFKGYMMMGWGRWMDGIILTLATSVGIIFAITILGIKA
- a CDS encoding Tex-like N-terminal domain-containing protein, which produces MNLIEILHNKTNLQKNIIENIIKLLDEGCTIPFIARYRKEFTNSATDEQLRDFEEIFEYSKKLLHRKDEIKSILKERSFLDEKIKKSLDEATTLQALEDIYSPFKEKKSSRTTTALENGLEPLANIIQSMRYTKEECEQKAKSFLNENVKTVNEAINGAKDIIAQRYADDFKSKEVLRNLIQNWGILEITPTKEFDKNGLYSNFANTSEKIKFIKSHRVLAILRAVNEKQLSIKVEIDENYILENIKKYKIPTNASSSKELVFDSFKDGLKRLLLPTLKREAISNLKERASVNAIELFGKNLKELLLTAPLINQVILGIDPGFKTGCKLAVIDKNGLFLDSSVIYPTKPKEDFVNSSKTLLDLIKKYKITAIAIGNGTASRESAIFIEKLLKEHNLDIKYAIVSEIGASVYSASQIAINEYPNLDVTIRGAISIAQRLRDPMAALVKIDPKSLGIGQYQHDVNQKELEKKLENITIDLVNKVGVDLNSASYKLLSFISGVSEKLAQNIVEYRGKIKKFNSKEQLLQVKGLGEKAFIQSVGFLRIKDGNSILDNTAIHPEDYILTSKLQQNYKIEDIKDFEKVANELKVSSLKIKDIVNELTKVGYDVRMDFNQVKFANDILDINDLKEGFILSGIVRNITDFGAFVDIGLKNDALLHISEISHKRVSHPSEFLSINQNLENLKVINIDLDRQRVAISLK
- a CDS encoding peptidase M42; this translates as MSASFSNEPKDFTLFLDLLKQLIRVPSVTGAEHSFLLYLKRELDEIGIKTEHYDGLLVASGKEPQNGILSAHIDRHGVICTGPNEFQFAAFLAKNRSDLRGNSLSEQTFQQISQRYINQNVHAYEPFSGSYLGIGKITDAFLKEEINNLIFKIEGLNHLLPSTPIAFVDKLKQNGNLISAQLDNVLSAAIILYLYQHGFAGTAFFTAQEEAGKSWRFIHEWFKKNKISTNRLIVLDTSPYENREEADKQLVVLRNKDVNAKFKSPLLKELKLFCKKNKISFSCKDKFIIEKNRLREKDALKPLSIGSTELGRIIMESNGEIQGSTLQIPTTGYHTVDETASIESIKAIIFILSSFYIKTTNN
- a CDS encoding threonine/serine exporter family protein — translated: MELLLKLFVEAIFASLASLGFAMVFNVPKHTLKYCAFGGAIVYDLRTIFLTLDFGIEISTFLASAIIGIVALYWSRKYKIPRPVYTVASIIPVLPGTYAFSAMVTLIDINRYGAKPELIELFIHDGLKSFSILFAITFGLVLPSLYFLRLNRPVI